In one window of Candidatus Angelobacter sp. DNA:
- a CDS encoding response regulator, producing MKIADSAVMPHKILIVDDEPFMLRLIQHHLENAGYEMIKARNGREAIEAVTRENPSVVVMDAMMPNMDGITALRQLKQEPSTRAIPVIMLTANPHKYSREEAESSGAAIFLTKPFSPTQLLEEIRKHTLDVEVQKA from the coding sequence GTGAAAATCGCCGACAGCGCCGTTATGCCGCACAAAATTCTGATCGTGGATGACGAGCCGTTCATGTTGCGGTTGATTCAGCATCATCTGGAAAATGCCGGCTACGAGATGATCAAAGCCCGCAACGGACGCGAGGCCATCGAAGCAGTCACGCGGGAGAATCCCAGCGTAGTTGTCATGGATGCCATGATGCCGAACATGGATGGGATCACCGCGCTGAGGCAGCTCAAACAAGAGCCATCCACCCGCGCCATTCCGGTTATCATGCTGACGGCCAACCCGCACAAGTATAGCCGCGAGGAAGCAGAATCTTCGGGGGCGGCGATCTTTCTAACCAAGCCTTTCAGCCCGACTCAACTGCTTGAAGAGATTCGCAAGCACACGTTGGATGTCGAAGTGCAAAAAGCGTGA